Proteins from one Mesoplodon densirostris isolate mMesDen1 chromosome 1, mMesDen1 primary haplotype, whole genome shotgun sequence genomic window:
- the LOC132484562 gene encoding large ribosomal subunit protein eL31-like, with the protein MAPAKKGSKKKKGWSAISEVVTRENTVNIHKCIHAVGFKKRTPRALKEIWIFAMKEMRFPDVCIDTRLNKSVWANGIRNVPYHIHVQLPRKRNEDEDSPNKLYTLVTYPPLATFKNLQTVNVEEN; encoded by the coding sequence ATGGCTCCCGCAAAGAAGGGAAGCAAGAAGAAGAAGGGCTGGTCTGCCATCAGTGAGGTGGTGACCAGAGAAAACACTGTCAACATTCACAAGTGCATCCATGCAGTGGGTTTCAAGAAGCGCACCCCTAGGGCACTCAAAGAAATCTGGATATTTGCCATGAAGGAGATGAGATTTCCAGATGTATGCATTGACACCAGGCTCAACAAATCTGTCTGGGCCAATGGAATAAGGAATGTCCCATACCATATCCATGTGCAGTTGCCCAGAAAACGTAATGAAGATGAAGATTCACCAAACAAGCTCTATACGTTGGTTACCTATCCACCTCTCGCCACTTTCAAAAATCTGCAGACAGTTAATGTGGAGGAGAACTAA